One genomic segment of Drosophila melanogaster chromosome 3R includes these proteins:
- the Mink gene encoding mitotic spindle and nuclear protein — translation MELNIDNRPNDVGVLAPNDQENEDANRRMENTDAVKTPVARKTRRAVLKRMNATSEKNSPTHPDPPKTPGTPGHLSQNTETPRRSCRKSVRPAIDYDDIIVRSAKKAIVEALSADPEGEEPSVQKWTTAEVGKNSRKRGRKSKRMVAKKQKTEHIVAEDDEEQDTELEVPQKKVDPSQDAEGNAEVQADIVEEVALSTKKSSKKSKTKDPDHANDITDIVVNLEQPISIKKSSRASKNPDTKEQNVADELGLCPLDMDSQEEDEKDIQGGEAKTNAEVFEDEAQTSAADTDGQKHEEKDEQADEATKPAALDKDKEVTAEDKLKEASAVDEQAEEEMPSLLMESDGLDEPNQSPLNTTYDAEDKKDFDGSVILVVSPDKQPKASSSDLDASVILVGITDMQPVVCAPKPEIPEEKPVIKVVLTTSDDQDQTLLDLPAEASPNVSKSKKSKGYRFPTPYKARPMFNFTGTEEAVHHDHEVKEDEPHYTRKRSKSASNWKDIMSRTVSFQSPIEVANVEDIDKRWAGLQKTNVNNRRRRSKSLDEKRCKMSRIPKPNRGVIPLNKTITPSKVNKRTKMPNFAAMHERQFAKMESLVDHVERKAERAKVLTNSVQKQVPGSAAKKMQSTTSVEDRARPRAMKKIDMSADRTVVMDHPSDKLNSSRLPLKATAPASNVAPKPAFNLSTSTVKTFNATFSSRPADSHDNKLAERRQRRIDMFKGRTTKDQKEKGEFIRGVRLNRRFELQMQHRRHLEED, via the exons ATGGAACTTAATATTG ATAATCGCCCAAACGATGTCGGCGTCTTGGCGCCGAACGATCAGGAAAATGAGGACGCCAATCGGAGGATGGAAAATACAGACGCTGTTAAGACTCCAGTGGCCAGGAAAACGCGACGAGCGGTCCTCAAGCGGATGAATGCCACTTCGGAAAAGAATTCGCCCACGCATCCCGATCCTCCGAAGACACCGGGCACTCCAGGCCATCTTAGCCAAAACACCGAAACTCCGAGACGTAGTTGCCGGAAAAGTGTGCGTCCAGCGATCGATTACGATGACATTATAGTGCGATCCGCCAAGAAGGCTATCGTCGAAGCACTTTCAGCCGATCCCGAGGGCGAGGAGCCTTCCGTCCAGAAGTGGACCACCGCGGAGGTGGGAAAAAATTCGCGCAAACGGGGTCGCAAGTCCAAGCGCATGGTCGCCAAGAAGCAGAAAACAGAGCACATAGTTGCAGAGGATGATGAGGAGCAGGACACGGAGTTGGAGGTCCCACAGAAAAAGGTGGATCCTTCTCAGGATGCTGAAGGAAATGCAGAGGTTCAAGCAGACATAGTAGAGGAAGTGGCACTATCCACGAAGAAGTCTTCTAAAAAGTCTAAAACTAAAGATCCAGATCACGCAAATGATATTACGGACATTGTAGTGAATCTGGAGCAACCAATATCGATAAAGAAGTCTTCTAGGGCGTCTAAAAATCCAGACACCAAGGAGCAAAATGTAGCTGATGAACTAGGTTTATGCCCACTGGATATGGACAGCCAGGAAGAAGATGAGAAGGATATTCAAGGTGGAGAAGCAAAAACAAACGCAGAGGTATTTGAAGATGAAGCCCAAACGAGTGCAGCCGATACGGATGGTCAGAAACATGAAGAGAAAGATGAGCAAGCAGATGAAGCAACTAAACCAGCTGCGCTTGATAAAGACAAAGAAGTAACAGCTGAAGATAAACTAAAAGAAGCTAGTGCAGTAGATGAGCAAGCAGAGGAAGAAATGCCCTCACTACTGATGGAAAGTGATGGCCTGGATGAACCAAATCAGTCGCCTCTCAATACCACATACGATGCAGAAGACAAGAAAGATTTTGATGGAAGTGTTATTCTGGTTGTTAGTCCCGACAAGCAGCCAAAGGCTAGCTCCTCCGACCTCGATGCAAGTGTTATTCTGGTCGGCATTACCGATATGCAGCCTGTTGTTTGCGCTCCGAAGCCGGAAATTCCGGAGGAGAAGCCGGTTATTAAAGTTGTGCTCACCACATCAGATGATCAGGACCAAACCCTTTTAGATTTACCCGCTGAAGCTTCGCCAAATGTATCAAAGTCGAAGAAATCGAAGGGCTATCGATTCCCTACGCCCTATAAGGCAAGGCCTATGTTTAACTTTACAGGAACAGAGGAGGCAGTTCATCATGATCACGAAGTTAAAGAAGATGAACCGCATTACACACGCAAACGTTCCAAGTCAGCCAGCAATTGGAAAGATATCATGTCACGAACTGTATCCTTTCAGAGTCCTATTGAGGTTGCCAATGTCGAAGACATTGATAAGCGCTGGGCAGGACTTCAAAAGACCA ATGTCAATAACCGGCGTAGGCGCTCAAAGTCATTGGACGAAAAACGCTGCAAGATGAGCAGGATCCCCAAGCCCAATAGAG GTGTTATACCGCTAAACAAAACCATCACACCCAGCAAGGTGAATAAGCGCACCAAGATGCCCAATTTTGCTGCCATGCATGAGAGACAGTTTGCCAAGATGGAGAGTCTGGTGGACCACGTCGAACGGAAGGCGGAACGCGCCAAGGTGCTAACCAATTCTGTACAGAAGCAAGTGCCAGGATCGGCGGCGAAGAAAATGCAGAGCACCACGTCTGTGGAGGATCGTGCTCGTCCAAGGGCAATGAAGAAGATCGACATGTCCGCCGATCGGACCGTGGTAATGGATCATCCGTCCGATAAGCTGAACTCATCACGTTTGCCTTTGAAGGCCACCGCTCCCGCTTCTAATGTAGCTCCAAAGCCAGCTTTCAATTTGTCCACCTCCACGGTGAAGACATTCAACGCCACGTTTTCCAGCAGACCGGCCGATTCGCACGACAACAAGCTGGCTGAGCGACGCCAGCGGCGCATTGACATGTTCAAGGGTAGAACAACCAAGGACCAGAAGGAGAAAGGAGAGTTTATCCGCGGAGTGCGCCTCAACCGACGTTTTGAACTCCAAATGCAGCACCGTCGACACCTGGAGGAGGATTAG
- the Trf4-2 gene encoding topoisomerase related function 4-2, isoform A, with protein sequence MCDEANPAKPWQLPDVVYGNGIPALCLLHQEIEQFYNYIRSTPTEFCLRAGAVRRIEDVVLSIWPSASVDLFGSFRTGLNLPDSDIDLVVYYKFWNPRLLHELQNELVSQGVTDPDTVTVLDKASVPVVKFTDLISRIRFDVTFNSVASGVQAADLIKDFIRHFPELPKLVMVLKQFLSLHGFNEVYNSGGVSSYALTLMVISFLQQHARSNRRLSEHSKLALLLIQFLDYYGRKFDFFKYGISVLGQGGCVEKARLRSTLGENNWQSVLCIEDPVTPTNDIGRSSYGVLGVMQGFGAAFVKLSKLVDSDSSKIVGPILANIVEVPQSIINYRAWVHYNFQHLLTPELPCADSLVQPSPTGSTSPSASASASEDERSGGPATIGFGRCDDPPQNIDIVADLANLKMN encoded by the coding sequence ATGTGTGACGAAGCGAATCCAGCGAAGCCGTGGCAGCTTCCCGATGTGGTGTACGGCAATGGGATTCCGGCGCTGTGCCTGCTGCACCAGGAGATCGAGCAGTTCTACAACTACATCCGGTCCACGCCAACAGAGTTCTGCTTGCGGGCAGGTGCAGTGCGTCGCATCGAGGATGTGGTGCTTTCCATTTGGCCAAGCGCATCCGTCGATCTCTTTGGCTCATTTCGGACCGGGCTAAATCTGCCGGACTCGGACATTGATCTGGTTGTGTACTATAAGTTCTGGAACCCCAGGCTGCTGCATGAGCTTCAAAACGAACTAGTCAGCCAAGGAGTAACTGATCCGGACACTGTGACCGTCCTCGACAAGGCCTCTGTGCCAGTGGTCAAGTTTACGGACCTCATTTCCCGCATCAGGTTCGATGTGACCTTCAACTCCGTAGCATCCGGCGTTCAGGCCGCCGACCTGATCAAGGACTTTATCCGCCATTTTCCCGAACTACCCAAACTGGTCATGGTGCTCAAGCAGTTCCTCAGCCTTCACGGATTCAACGAGGTCTACAACTCCGGCGGAGTCTCGTCCTACGCACTCACGCTAATGGTGATCAGCTTTCTGCAGCAGCATGCGCGCTCCAACAGGCGTTTAAGTGAACACAGTAAGCTGGCCCTGCTGCTCATTCAGTTTCTAGACTACTACGGCCGCAAGTTTGACTTCTTCAAGTATGGAATTTCTGTCCTCGGCCAAGGCGGTTGCGTGGAGAAGGCTCGACTTCGCTCCACGCTCGGCGAGAACAACTGGCAGTCGGTGCTTTGCATAGAGGATCCAGTGACGCCGACCAACGACATAGGGAGGAGCTCCTATGGGGTGCTCGGCGTGATGCAGGGATTCGGGGCAGCCTTCGTGAAGCTCTCGAAGCTGGTGGACTCCGACTCGTCCAAGATCGTCGGCCCCATACTGGCCAACATTGTAGAGGTGCCGCAGTCCATCATCAACTACCGGGCTTGGGTGCACTACAACTTCCAGCACCTTTTGACACCGGAATTGCCTTGTGCCGATTCCCTTGTACAACCGTCGCCTACGGGATCCACATCCccctccgcctccgcctccgcctccgAGGATGAGCGCTCGGGCGGGCCGGCTACTATTGGATTCGGCCGATGTGATGATCCTCCCCAAAACATAGACATAGTTGCCGACCTTGCAAACCTTAAGATGAATTAA
- the CG11771 gene encoding uncharacterized protein translates to MLNLLRRRPTSVPLIRAALSAPLHSTENRPGYIVLVPEIGEEGPLGEGVLKPDGLPAFSDITIEMCLGAIGQQASAVENSVKALESDLHSGKQLNAASIFRELDTVTGPLETTWGVAKALYLGNSTLIPTKSYMNIHERARNARAAKFCNQTVYKALKDASSDSGPDEQRMRQKFLLEGKLNGLTLDKDKQDGLKELLTHLGRERANFKNKVNMAVHSFGQIITDFNLVRDFPPSLLEATARDPGQPMTGPWKITLQPQVVDGFLKHCPERMQRWNVWRASVLKASSQQEKSLENSTHIEKIRGLRKRQANLLGYESFADMSMQTKMVGSVDNLKQIFAKLLKFAGPAQSVELEKLQGFAQDSGCEYKLEAYDVAYWRRKQLAAEHGLQDQKLREFFPLPRVLSGLFALSEKLFGIKIVEQPNAEVWHPAVKFYDVFDADSVNSSTPVGGFYVDCYSKEHKFGRNNGWMVGIRNSNKSAGLTPLCALIFNFSEPQSPDAKPPLLGYDDLQMLFKTFGSGLQHLLTQAGYSDLAGLSNIEWDASQVSGHVMSNFLDDPTVIRSLSGHFSSGEPLEAELSQKMRLLKTQLAGYNLCQDLYLADLDVELHRSNAFWLEVVRKLWPVYQCMPLDKKDAHPCSLTDIFAGDWAAAQFSHLYSRLIAADISSSFAEQRSEENYAVVGRRYKQTFLSCGGSVPTAEVFRRFQGRDPSAEALLKSLDIFEPSQTTDNN, encoded by the exons ATGCTAAATCTCCTACGAAGGCGCCCAACGTCGGTGCCCCTCATCCGGGCCGCGCTTAGCGCTCCGCTGCACTCAACGGAAAACCGGCCGGGTTACATAGTGCT GGTACCGGAGATCGGTGAGGAGGGACCGCTAGGCGAGGGCGTGCTCAAGCCGGACGGACTTCCCGCCTTCAGTGACATCACCATCGAGATGTGCTTGGGCGCCATTGGTCAGCAGGCATCGGCGGTGGAGAACTCGGTGAAGGCGCTGGAGAGCGACCTGCACAGTGGCAAGCAGCTAAATGCCGCCAGCATCTTTCGGGAGCTGGACACCGTGACGGGTCCACTGGAGACGACATGGGGTGTGGCCAAGGCTCTGTACCTGGGCAATTCTACCCTGATACCCACCAAATCCTACATGAACATCCACGAACGAGCGCGTAACGCTCGGGCAGCGAAGTTCTGCAATCAAACGGTGTATAAGGCACTCAAGGATGCTTCGTCCGATTCGGGTCCAGATGAGCAGAGGATGCGACAGAAGTTCCTGCTCGAGGGCAAGCTGAACGGGCTCACGCTGGACAAAGATAAGCAGGATGGACTGAAAGAGCTGCTTACCCATTTGGGTCGAGAGAGAGCCAACTTCAAGAACAAGGTCAACATGGCAGTGCACTCGTTTGGACAGATTATTACGGACTTCAATCTTGTAAGAGATTTCCCGCCTTCGCTTCTTGAGGCAACAGCCCGCGATCCCGGACAACCTATGACGGGTCCTTGGAAGATAACCCTACAGCCTCAAGTGGTCGATGGTTTTCTAAAGCACTGCCCAGAGCGAATGCAGCGTTGGAACGTCTGGAGGGCCAGTGTGCTGAAGGCATCCTCGCAGCAGGAAAAATCCCTGGAGAACAGCACACACATCGAAAAAATACGCGGTTTGCGCAAGCGacaggcaaatctgttgggcTATGAAAGCTTTGCAGACATGTCCATGCAGACCAAAATGGTGGGCAGTGTGGACAACCTTAAGCAGATCTTTGCCAAGCTTCTCAAGTTCGCCGGCCCTGCTCAAAGTGTGGAGCTGGAGAAACTACAGGGCTTCGCTCAGGACAGTGGCTGTGAATACAAGCTGGAAGCCTACGACGTTGCCTACTGGCGGCGCAAGCAACTGGCGGCGGAGCACGGTCTCCAAGATCAGAAGCTCCGCGAGTTTTTCCCACTGCCCCGCGTTCTTTCCGGCTTGTTTGCGCTGAGTGAAAAGCTCTTCGGCATCAAAATAGTTGAGCAGCCCAATGCGGAGGTGTGGCATCCGGCAGTTAAGTTCTACGATGTGTTCGATGCTGATTCCGTCAATAGCTCCACCCCGGTGGGTGGCTTTTATGTGGACTGCTATTCCAAGGAGCACAAGTTCGGCAGAAACAATGGTTGGATGGTGGGCATACGGAACAGCAATAAGTCTGCCGGGCTGACGCCTCTCTGTGCGCTGATATTTAACTTTTCGGAGCCACAAAGTCCGGATGCCAAGCCCCCGCTTCTTGGATACGATGATCTGCAGATGCTCTTCAAGACTTTTGGAAGCGGACTCCAACACCTGCTCACCCAAGCGGGGTACAGCGATTTGGCGGGACTCTCAAACATCGAGTGGGATGCCTCTCAAGTGTCCGGTCATGTGATGAGCAACTTCCTCGACGATCCCACAGTGATTCGAAGCCTATCCGGACACTTTAGCAGCGGTGAGCCCTTGGAGGCTGAGCTTTCACAGAAGATGCGATTGCTGAAGACTCAGTTGGCTGGCTATAATCTGTGCCAGGACCTCTACCTGGCGGATCTCGACGTGGAGCTGCACCGCTCGAATGCCTTCTGGCTGGAGGTGGTTCGCAAGCTGTGGCCGGTTTATCAATGCATGCCGCTGGACAAGAAGGACGCACATCCGTGCTCCCTGACCGACATTTTTGCCGGAGATTGGGCGGCCGCCCAGTTCAGTCACTTGTATTCCCGCCTCATAGCCGCCGACATTTCGAGCAGCTTTGCTGAGCAGCGAAGCGAAGAGAACTACGCGGTCGTTGGCCGGCGCTACAAGCAGACCTTCCTCAGCTGCGGCGGATCTGTGCCCACGGCGGAAGTGTTCCGTCGCTTCCAGGGTCGCGACCCGTCGGCCGAGGCACTTCTAAAGTCGCTGGACATATTTGAACCCTCCCAGACCACAGATAACAACTGA
- the Osbp gene encoding oxysterol binding protein produces the protein MTDAAGNALAEKGLPEMKGWLLKWTNYIKGYQRRWFVLSKGVLSYYRNQSEINHTCRGTISLHGALIHTVDSCTFVISNGGTQTFHIKAGTEVERQSWVTALELAKAKAIRAIECEEEEETETAHVVPSQEISSVVRDLTDRLESMRTCYDLITKHGAALQRALNDLETNEEESLGSRTKIVNERATLFRITSNAMINAGNDYLHTAEAQGHKWSKMLHHEREQRQRLEEIIEQMAKQQSQMEQAAVLVRQNKPVSSTSGAGTAGSLVTSDEEMEFFDAEEHGYSGSGRSPESSDCERGTFILKMHKRRSSSEDQVEGHLEGSSSESDEQKRTVQTVQQVCLVSAPRVASGGQGDDDDDVDKALPAKESTDSIYGRNWNPDLIKKRRDRVPDKPNHPISLWGIMKNCIGKDLSKIPMPINFNEPLSMLQRLVEDYEYTEILDYAATCQDECEQLAYIAAFTVSAYATTTNRTGKPFNPLLGETYECDRMDDYGWRCLAEQVSHHPPVAALHCESKNWTCWQEFSMTSKFRGKYVQINPLGGVYVQFPNSGRRYSWRKVTTTVNNIIVGKLWVDQHGEMEIRGSQAAEGHKCILNFIPYSYFSRDVQRSVKGVVMNKDNEVKWVVRGTWDMKIEIAPVLKTSGSVSSPTYTTGEFKLAWRRRPAPPDSDKFYNFTTLACQLNEEEEGVAPTDSRLRPDQRLMEQGDWDESNKEKLRLEEKQRTERRRRENEAEEAAAEGRPYPAYEPMWFKREKEEGSEEYVHVFKNTYWEAKAAQNFEGCPDIY, from the exons ATGACAGACGCCGCTGGCAATGCGCTGGCCGAGAAGGGCCTACCGGAGATGAAAGGCTGGCTGCTAAAGTGGACCAATTACATCAAGGGCTACCAGCGGCGATGGTTCGTGCTATCCAAGGGCGTGCTGAGCTACTACCGCAACCAGTCGGAGATTAACCACACGTGCCGGGGCACCATATCGCTTCACGGAGCCCTCATCCACACGGTCGATTCGTGCACGTTCGTAATCTCGAACGGCGGCACCCAAACGTTCCACATCAAGGCCGGCACCGAGGTGGAGCGCCAGTCGTGGGTCACCGCCCTGGAGCTGGCAAAGGCTAAGGCAATCCGGGCCATCGAatgcgaggaggaggaggagacgGAAACGGCACATGTGGTGCCCAGCCAGGAGATCAGCTCGGTGGTCCGAGATCTCACCGATCGGCTGGAGAGCATGCGTACCTGCTACGACCTGATCACCAAGCATGGCGCAGCCTTGCAGCGCGCTCTCAACGATCTGGAGACGAACGAGGAGGAGTCGCTGGGCAGCCGCACGAAGATCGTCAACGAGAGGGCGACCCTCTTCCGGATAACCTCCAATGCGATGATCAACGCCGGCAACGACTACCTGCACACGGCAGAGGCACAAGGCCATAAGTGGTCCAAGATGCTACACCACGAGCGCGAGCAACGCCAGCGGCTGGAGGAGATCATCGAGCAGATGGCAAAGCAGCAGTCGCAGATGGAGCAGGCCGCCGTACTGGTGCGCCAGAACAAGCCGGTGTCATCCACCTCGGGGGCAGGCACCGCCGGCTCCTTGGTGACCTCAGATGAGGAGATGGAGTTTTTCGATGCCGAGGAGCACGGCTATTCAGGCAGCGGTCGCTCCCCTGAGTCTTCGGATTGCGAGCGGGGTACCTTTATCTTAAAGATGCACAAGCGCCGCAGTAGTAGCGAGGACCAGGTGGAGGGCCATTTGGAGGGCAGTTCCTCGGAGAGTGACGAGCAGAAGCGCACCGTGCAAACGGTGCAGCAGGTGTGCCTGGTGAGTGCGCCACGGGTAGCATCGGGCGGTCAGggcgacgacgatgacgacgtgGATAAGGCGTTGCCGGCCAAGGAGAGCACCGACTCCATCTACGGACGCAACTGGAATCCGGATCTGATTAAGAAGCGACGCGACCGTGTGCCAGATAAACCGAACCACCCCATCAGCCTGTGGGGCATCATGAAAAATTGCATTGGCAAGGATCTGTCCAAAATTCCCATGCCCATCAACTTTAACGAACCGCTGTCCATGCTGCAGCGCCTGGTGGAGGACTATGAGTACACGGAGATACTCGACTACGCGGCCACCTGCCAGGACGAGTGCGAGCAGCTGGCCTACATAGCCGCCTTTACCGTGTCCGCCTATGCCACGACCACAAACCGCACAGGCAAGCCCTTCAATCCGCTGCTGGGCGAGACCTACGAGTGTGACCGGATGGATGACTATGGTTGGCGGTGCCTGGCCGAGCAAGTGTCCCATCATCCACCGGTGGCGGCGCTGCACTGCGAAAGTAAGAACTGGACGTGCTGGCAGGAGTTCTCCATGACCAGCAAGTTCCGCGGCAAGTACGTTCAA ATCAATCCCTTGGGCGGCGTCTATGTGCAATTCCCGAACAGCGGCAGGCGCTATTCCTGGCGCAAGGTGACCACAACGGTGAACAACATCATTGTGGGCAAACTGTGGGTGGACCAGCATGGCGAAATGGAAATCCGGGGATCGCAGGCGGCAGAGGGGCACAAATGCATCCTGAACTTTATCCCCTACTCGTACTTTAGTCGCGATGTGCAGCGAAGCGTCAAAGGCGTGGTAATGAACAAAGACAACGAGGTCAAGTGGGTGGTGCGTGGTACGTGGGACATGAAGATCGAGATTGCACCGGTGCTCAAGACATCGGGATCGGTCAGCAGTCCAACGTACACCACGGGCGAGTTTAAGCTGGCCTGGCGCCGTCGTCCTGCTCCTCCGGATTCGGACAAGTTTTATAACTTCACTACACTAGCCTGCCAGCTCAACGAAGAGGAGGAGGGCGTGGCGCCGACGGACTCACGCCTTCGTCCCGACCAAAGGCTGATGGAGCAGGGCGACTGGGACGAGTCGAATAAGGAGAAATTGCGCCTGGAGGAGAAGCAGCGCACAGAACGCCGCCGGCGGGAAAACGAGGCGGAGGAGGCCGCCGCAGAGGGTAGGCCATATCCAGCCTATGAGCCCATGTGGTTCAAGCGCGAAAAGGAGGAGGGAAGCGAGGAATATGTGCACGTTTTCAAGAACACTTACTGGGAGGCCAAGGCGGCTCAGAACTTCGAAGGCTGTCCGGACATATACTAG